From the Marivivens sp. LCG002 genome, the window ACTGGCGCAAGCTTTTGGAGGGCGCCGTGGCCAGCGGTGCCGACCAGGATGTGGTTGACGCGATTGCCGACGACCTCAACACCGCTGGTGCGATAACACGTCTACACGCGATGGCCAAAGAGATCGCGGCCAACCCGCAAAAGGATTGTTTCTTTGAAAAGGGAGTCATGCTCGCCTCGGCACAGATGCTTGGCCTGTTGCTTCCTGAAATGGGAGATTGGGTGGAGGTGGGCATCGATCTGACCCCCTTGGCCGACAAGCTCGCCGCTCTGCGCGTAGCTGCCATGGAAACCAAGGACTTCTCGGCCGTTGATGCGCTCAAAACCGCGCTTCTCGATGCAGGGGTCGAAGTGCGTATGTCCAAAGCAGGCGTCGAGCTTGCACCGAGCGCGGGCTTTGATGCCGCGAAACTGGAGGGTCTCAAATGACCAAGGAAAAGCTTTATCTCTTTGATACGACCCTTCGTGACGGGCAACAGACCCAAGGGGTGCAGTTCTCGACCGCCGAAAAGAACCGTATTGCCGAGGCGCTTGATCGTCTTGGCGTCGATTACATCGAAGGCGGCTGGCCCGGTGCGAACCCGACCGACAGCGATTTTTTCAACGCGCCGCCCAAGACCCGCGCGACCCTTACCGCATTCGGCATGACCAAACGGGCAGGGCGCTCTGCTGCGAATGACGATGTTCTGGCGGCTGTGATGAACGCGGGCACCCCTGCGGTCTGTCTGGTGGGTAAGACCCACGATTTCCACGTGACCACCGCGCTCGGGATCACATTGGACGAGAACCTCGAGAACATCAGCGCCTCGGTCGCGCATATGGTGGCCGAAGGGCGCGAGGCCTTGTTCGACGCCGAGCATTTCTTTGACGGCTATAAAGCCAATCCCGACTATGCGCTCAAAGCGGCCCGTGCGGCCTATGATGCGGGCGCCCGCTGGGTTGTCTTGTGTGACACCAACGGAGGCACGCTCCCGTCGGAGGTCAAAGAGATCGTCGGCAAAGTGATCGAAGCGGGCATTCCCGGGAGCCATATCGGTATCCACACCCATGACGACACGGGCCACGCGGTTGCCAACAGCCTTGCCGCTGTGGATGCGGGCGCGCGCCAGATCCAAGGCACGCTCAACGGTCTTGGCGAGCGGTGCGGCAATGCCAATCTCACCACCATCATTCCGACCCTGCTTCTCAAAGAGCCTTACAAATCGGCCTATGACACGGGCGTCACTGCCGAGGCGCTTGTCGGTCTGCGCAAAACCAGCCGTATGCTCGATGATATCCTGAACCGCGTCCCTGCAAAACAGGCGCCCTATGTCGGGGCTTCTGCCTTTGCGCACAAAGCGGGGCTCCACGCGAGCGCGATCCTCAAGGATCCGACGACCTACGAGCACGTCGAGCCTTCGCTTGTGGGCAACAGCCGTATCATCCCGATGTCCAATCAGGCGGGTCAATCGAACCTGCGCAGCCGCTTGGCCGAGGCGGGGATCGAGGTCGACCCCAAAGATCCTGCATTGGCGCGTCTTCTCGATGTGATCAAGGAACGCGAGGCGCAGGGCTATTCCTATGACACCGCGCAAGCCTCGTTCGAGCTTCTCGCGCGCGAAATGCTCTATCAGCCGCGCCCCTTCTTCGATGTGGATCGGTATCGCGTGATTTCCGAGCGCCGCCGCAATGCCAAAGGTGAGGTGATCACGGTCTCTGAAGCCGTCGTTTCGGTCTGGATCGGCACGCAAAAGGTAACGAGCTTTTACGAAAACGAACATGCCGACAAGGAACAGGATGCGGGACCCGTCAATGCGCTCTCGAACGCATTGGCCAAGGACCTTGGACCCTATCAGGCCTTGATCGAGGATATGGAGCTTGTCGACTTCAAGGTGCGGATCACCAGCGGCGGGATCGAGGCGATCACCCGCGTGATCATCGACTTCGAGGATTCCAAGGGGCGTCGTTGGTCCACCGTCGGCGTCAAACAGAACCTGATCGATGCCTCATTCGAGGCGCTTCTCGATGCGATCAACTGGAAACTCTGGCGCGATGGCGCGGCGACGGCCTAGGAACACAAAATGAGCATCAATGCCTGTGCCGCTCTTGTCGAGCGCGGCGATCCGGATCGGTTTCTGGCGGCGATGGCCGCGCCCGCAGAAGTGCGCGGACGTCTTTTTGTGCTCTATGCGTTCAACCTCGAAGTGGCCCGCGCACCTTGGATGACCAAAGAGCCGATGATCGCCGAAATGCGGCTTCAATGGTGGCGCGATGTGATCGAAGAGATCGCCAAAGGTGGTCCGGTGCGCGCACACGAGGTCTCGACGCCCTTGGCCGAAGTGGTTGTCGAGACAGGGCTTGATCCCGTGGTTCTGGATCAGATGGTCGAGGCGCGGCGCTGGGACATTTACAAAGAAACGTTCGACGACGACGCACAGCTCTTTGACTATCTGGAAAAAACGGGGGGCGGGTTGATGTGGGCTTCGGCCTTTGCCCTCGGTGCGCCGAAAGACCGTGAAGCCGATATCCGCAAAGTCGGACGCGCATCGGCCTTGGCCTCTTGGTTCATGGCTGTTCCCGACCTTGAAGCGCGGGGCTGGGCGCCGCTCCCCGACGGAAGACCCGAGGCGGTGGCGGCTCTGGCGAAAGCGGCGCTTGCCGATCTGTCTGGGGTCAAAGGATCGCTCGGCACTGCTGCTCCCGCGCTGCGGGCGGCGTGGCGGGCGAAGGCGATCCTAGGCCAAGCAGCACGCGAGCCGCTGCGTGTCGCCGAAGGCGCGCTCGGCACATCCGAGTTCCAGCGTCGGGCGGGTCTTGTCTGGCGCACGCTGCGCGGGACGTGGTGATCTAGCGGCGCGACCGCATGGCCTGTGTTTTGGCGGTCTGCTCGTCCTCGATGAGGGCGGCGTAGCGCGGCGATGCCATATCGACCAAGGCGACCTTGCCCTCGGCGTCATGGTGGAAACCCCAACCATAGGTCTTGGCCAAAGGCGAGGCGCGAAGACAGGCTTGGCCGCGGCTGTGAAAGGCATCGACGAGGGCATCAAGGTCTTCGTTCGGGATGTCCTTGCGCCGCGCCTCGACCGCAATCAAAAGCGCGTCGCTCGTAAAAGCATAGGGCGCGTCGCGGAGCATTTCGTATTGGAGCGCAGCTATGGTGCCCGCTTTTGCCGGCACCGTGCCTTGGGCCACCTTGCAGTCCTCGGCCACGCGGATCAGGGTATCGGTATAATTGGTCGTATACCGCTTAGTCATTCGTCTGTGGCCGCATCGTGAGCCAGATCAGCGCGCCGCCAGCCAAGGCAAGGAAGGGTAGCATCGCAAGGTTCACGGCCGTCCAGCCTTCGATCGGTGAGCCGCCCGAGCAGTTCATCAGACCGCCAGACGCGAGCGAGGCGATCGTGACGCAGCCGAAGACGATCATATCGTTCATGCCCTGAACCACGCCCCGTTCGTGCGGCTTATGTGCCATGGCAAGCATCGAGGTCGCCCCGATAAAGCCGAAGTTCCAGCCGATACCCAACAGGATCAGGCCTGCGTAAAAGCTCACTAGGCTGGGCTGTCCCGCCTCGGAGAGTTCGACACCCGCAAGCGCTGCCGCGCCTGCGCAGGCGAGGATGAAAAGCCCGAGGGTCATGATCGACTTGACCCCGAAACGGGCGATAAGATGACCGGTGAAGAACGACGGGATATACATCGCAAGAACATGGGCCGAGACGATATCGTTCGCGTCGCTTGCGCCGAACCCGCAGCCCACCACCGCAAGCGGAGTCGAGGTCATGACAAGGTTCATCAGCGCATAGGACACCATGCCGACAATGATCGCGACGATGATATTGGGGTCGCGCAGCATTTCCTTGCGGGTGCGGGCGACCATTTCAGTGGCGCTTGTCGGGGCGTTCTTGCTGCCTTTGGGCAGATCCAGCGCCATAAAGAGCACCATGCCGATCAGGTTGAGCACGATCACCGACAGATAGCTTCCGAGGAAGGGAACGACGAGCGCGTTCATCATCACCTTGTTCATTTGCGGTCCGACAATGGCCGCAGCCAGCCCCCCAGCCATCACATAAGAAATGGCTTTGGGTTTGAACGCATCCGACGCCGTATCTGTCGCGGCAAACCGATAGAAGCCTTGGGCGGACATATAGATGCCTGTGAAATAGGCGCCGACGAGGAACAGGTAGAAGTTCCCCATATAGAGCCCCAAGGCGCTGATCATTGCGCCGACCATGCCCGAAAAGGCACCGAGCATGAAACCGAAGCGCCGCCCGTTCTGCTGCATCAAGGGCGAAAGCCATGGCGCGGTGGTCATCGACGAGAAAACGATCACCGAGATCGGCAGCGTCGCAAGACAGGGGTTCGGGGCCAGCATACTCCCCGCAAGGCCGCCGATCGCAAAGATCATCGGCATTTGCGCACCGATGATCGCTTGCGCTCCGACAAGAACGGCTACGTTGCGCTTGGCGCGGCGGTCATCGGTATAGGCTGAGTCCATCATGCCCAAATCGGTATTGAGGCGGTTCGGGGTTGTCCAGCCGAATAATCAAAAATCTATGATATGGGCAAAGGACCCGAAGACATTACCCATTCGCAATCCCATCGCGCCGAGGTCGTTTCCTTCGGCATCTTTGGCGGCAAAAAGGGGATCGCCCTCGGCACGCAACGTTGTTGCATAGTGGAATTCATGGGCCTTTGCGTAGCCTTGATAGGGCCCGTGATCCGAGGTCAAACTCCGATACCCCAGATGCAACTTGCGCGTCTCGAACGAGGTTTCAAGAGGCAGAAGCCCCGCCATTCGATGGCGCACGCCGTCTTTGTCGATCAGCCCTTCGCCCAAGGTCATATACCCCCCGCATTCGCCATAGATAACAGTGTCTTGCGCGGCAGTCCTTAGCGAATCCAGAAAGCGATGGCTGGCGGCCAGACGGCCTGCATGCAGCTCGGGATAGCCGCCGGGGAGAAAGACAAAATCGGCCTTTGGCACGGTTTCATCGGCCAAGGGGCTGAAAAAGGTGATCTCGGCACCCGCCGCGCGCCAATCTCCGAGCTGGTGCGGATAGGCAAAGGCAAAGGCCTCGTCTCTGGCGACTGCAATCCGCTGGGCGGGGGCACGCGGTTTGGGTGTTGGACCTTTGGGCAGGGGCGCCATAAGCGAGACAACCGCGTCAAGATCGACGTTCTGCGCCACAAGACGCGCAGCTGCTTCGATAAAGGCTTCGAGATCGGGGTGTTCGAGAGCTTGGACCAACCCCAGATGCCGCGAAGGCTGGGTGATGGTGGGCGTCCGCAGAATCGCGCCCAGCACTGGGATCCCGAGCGGCGCGATTGCGCTGCGCAGCATCGCTTCGTGTCGCGGCGAGCCGACCTTGTTCAGGATGACGCCGCCGACGCGGACCTCGGGGTCATGGCTTGCAAAACCGCGCAGAACCGCCGCGACCGAATGGGCCATATGTGCCGCGTCGATGACAAGGATCACAGGCAATCGCAAGAACCGCGCAAGGTCCGCCGTTGCGCCTTTGCCGTCGGGCGGAGCGCCGTCGAAAAGACCCATCGCCCCTTCGATCACAAGCGGCCCTTGGGCCAAGGACAGGATGCGTTCGGGCGTCATCGCCCATGCGTCGAGGTTGAGACAGGGACTGCCGCAGGCGGCAGAATGAAACTGCGGGTCGATATAGTCGGGACCCGATTTGGCACCGCGAATGGCGATGCCCTTGTTCCGAAGGGCGCGAAGCAGCCCGAGCGTCAGGGTCGTTTTGCCCGAACCCGAGGACGGGGCCGCAACGATCACGCCCGTGGTCATGCGCTTTCGGCGGGTCGGCCACGGCCCAAGGGGTCGAGATTGCGCGGCACCTCTCCCTTGGCAAGGGATTGCCAATCCAAAACCTGCCGCATGAGAACCGAGCGCCCGACACAGATGATTGCAGGCGGCTCGAGACCCGAGGCAGCGACATCCGCAACGGCGCTTCCAAGGGTGGTTTCAAGCACCTGTTGCGCGTCCGTTGTGGCGTTGGTGACAATGGCAACGGGTTCGCTCGATGGACGGCCCGCTTCGAGAAGCGAGGTCATGATCTGGTCGAGATGTTTCATCCCCATGTAGATCACAAGCACCTGCGAGCCGCGGCTGATCGCATTCCAATCGAGGGATTGCGGCGTGTTGCCCGACTGGTCATGGCCTGTGACAAAGGTCACCGACTGGTTCACGTCGCGGTGCGTGACGGGAATACCCGCATAGGCCAAGCCGCCGATCCCTGCGGAAATGCCGGGAATGATACGGACGGGAATATCGTGCTGGATCAGGGTCTGGGCCTCTTCTCCGCCGCGACCGAACACGAAAGGATCGCCGCCCTTGAGCCGAAGCACTCGTTTGCCTTCTCGTGCAAGCTCGACAAGGTGGAGCGAGATGTCGCGTTGTTTCGCCGAGGGTTTACCGCCCCGCTTGCCCGCATAGATATGCTCGGCCTTGGGCGCCCACTCAAGGATGCTCTCCTGCACCAATGCGTCATAGACCACCACATCGGCCTGACGCAGGGCATTGACGGCATGGAGCGTCAAAAGGCCGGGGTCTCCCGGACCTGCACCGCAGAGCCAGACCCATCCGGGCTTGAGTTCGGGCCAATCGTGGCCGGGAAGAGAGAGCGAGTCAGTCATAGGTTCCTTATGCAGTCTCTCGGCGCTGTCGGAAAGGCAAGTTGCGACCTACTAGGGCGATTTGCCGCCTCTTTTCAGAGCGGCAAGATGGCGATTGGCGGCGCGAAGTTGCTGACCTATAGTGCCTTTCATGACCGAGACACCCGCAAAGGAATTGCGTCGGGGCTGGACCACCGGCGCCTGCGCCACCGCCGCCACCAAGGCGGCGCTTTTGCGTTTGTGGGGCGGTCAAGAGGTTGCGTCGGTTTCGATCACCCTGCCGCGTGGGGAAACACCGAGCTTTGCAATCGAAACGCAAGCCGTCGGCGAGAATTGGGCCGAAGCGGGAATCATCAAGGATGCGGGCGATGACCCCGATGTCACGCATGGGGCCTTGGTCCTTGCGCGGGTCGAGCGTTCGGAGGGCGGCGTCGTCTTTGCGGCGGGCGAAGGTGTCGGCACCGTGACCAAGCCGGGATTGCCCATCGCTGTTGGCGAGCCTGCGATAAATCCCGTGCCGCGCGCCATGATGGACGAAGTCGTTGCCGAATTGGCATCGGAATTCGGGCAGGTGCCCGACATCAAAATCACGATCAGCGTTCGCAACGGAGCTGCGCTCGCGCAAAAGACATGGAACCCGAGGCTCGGAATTGTCGGCGGTCTTTCCATCCTCGGCACGACGGGGATTGTGCGTCCGTTTTCCTGCGCGGCCTGGATCGCGTCCATTCATCGCGGTGTCGATGTGGCACGTGCAAGCGGTCTGACCCATGTGGCGGGGTGCACGGGGGCGACGTCGGAAAAAGTCGTTCAGGCGCTCCACGGCCTGAGCGATCATGCCATGCTCGATATGGGAGATTTCGCGGGCGGTATGCTCAAATATCTACGCAAGAACCCTGTCGCGCGGATCACCATCGGCGGCGGGATCGCCAAGCTTGCCAAACTTGCCCAAGGGGCGGTGGACCTCCATTCCTCGCGCTCTCAGGTCGATTTTGCCAAGCTGGCCGAGGCACTTGGGCGGCCCGAGATCGCGGGTGCGAATACGGTCCTTGAAGCCTATGAGATCATCGGTGCGCCCTTGGCGGATTGGGTGGCAGAGCAGGCGCGGCTGAGTGCGCTCGCGCTCCTGCAGGACGCAGGGCCCGAGGTGGATGTGGTTGTGATCGATAGAGCGGGCACCATCCTTGCCCGTGCGGGTCGATGATCCTTGTTCTTGCGGGGACGACCGAGGCCCGCATGCTTTGTCGACGCATCGCGGATCTCGAGCTCACGGCTTCTCTCGCAGGTGTCACCGAAGCGCCTATGACGCTTGGCGTGCCGACGCGCATCGGTGGTTTCGGTGGGGGTGACGGTTTCCTGGAGTTTTGCAAAAACAATGGGGTAGGGGTCGTTGTTGATGCGACCCATCCCTTTGCAGCGCGGATCACCGAGCGGACGTATCGGCTCTGCACGCAGGCGCGTATTCCCTATTTGCGGCTTGAGCGCCCTGCATGGACGGTCAAGCCGACATGGCACAGCGTGCGCGACGCCGCATCCGCCGCCGCCGCCGTGCCGCAAGGCGCACGGGTGTTCTTGGCCACGGGGCGACAAACCCTGCAAGAGTTCGACGCCTTGGGCAAAGCCGAAGTCTTTGTCAGGGTCGTCGAGGATACGGGCGCGGAGTTTCCTTTCGAGAGGGGCCGCTTTGTCTTCGGCCTTCCTTCAAAATCCGTGGAGGCGGAAAAGGCGCTTTTGTCCATGCTGGGGGTTGGCTATCTCGTCACCAAAAACTCGGGTGGCAGCGATGCAAAGCTCCGCGCGGCCGAGGAGTTGGGCCTTTCGATCATCGTTATCGAGCGGCCCGAGATGGAGGTCGGACCCGTGGTCGCAACCGTCGAAGAGGCCGAAGTATGGGTTCGCGCCCGATGCCGCTGATCCTCACCGATGCGGCTCTGACCCAAGTGGTCGAGGCGCTGGTCGCGATCGAGCCGCGCTTCAACGAGGTTCTGCGGTTGGTCGCGCCCACGCTCAGGCGTCAGGAAAGAGGCTTTGCCACTCTGCTCTGGGCGATTGTCGGACAACAGGTGAGCGTGGCCTCGGCCGAAGCCGTTTGGGCGCGGCTGGTGGCCGCCGACATGCACGATCCCGCCAATATCCGAGCGGCGAGTGCTGAAACGCTCGGTGCGCTCGGGCTCACGCGGCAAAAACAGCGTTACGCCAAAGCTCTGGCGGACAGCGGAATAGATTTCAACGCGCTCGATGAGATGCCCGACAATGAGGCGCTTGCCCGTCTGGTCGAAGTGACAGGGATCGGGCGTTGGACCGCCGAGATTTACCTGATGTTCGCGTTGGGGCGGCCTGATGTGATCGCAGCGGGCGATCTGGCGATGCAGGCCGCGGCGCAGGAGCTTTTCGCGCTCGAAACCCGACCGACGGAAAAAGAGTTTCGCGCGATGTCCGAGGCATGGTCGCCGTGGCGGGCGGTTGCGGGTCGGCTTTTGTGGGACTACTACTTGCGCGACCGCACCAAAGGAGACCAGCGATGACACGAGCCCTACAATCCGGACGCCGCGACCCCGTATCGGGCGAGATTCGCTCGGCAGTCATTTTTCTCCATGGCTATGGCGCAAACGGCGCCGATCTTTTGGGGCTTGCCGATCCTTTGGGCGAACATCTTCCCGACACTCTTTTTCTTGCACCCGATGCCCCGGAAAGCTGTGCAGGTGCGCCTTTCGGCTATCAGTGGTTCCCGATCCCTTGGATCGACGGATCGAGCGAGGAAGAATCGCGTGCGGGGCTCTATCGCGCGGCCGAAGATCTGAATGCCTTTCTCGACGGGGTAATGGTGGACGAGGACCTTTTGCCCGAACAAGTGATGGTCCTTGGATTTTCCCAAGGCACGATGATGGCGCTCCACGTCCTTCCGCGCCGCGAGGACGAGGTTGCGGGGATTTGCGCCTTTTCGGGGCGTCTGCTCGAGCCTGAACTCCTAGAGGACGAACTTCAGTGCCGTCCTCCTGTTCTTCTGGTGCATGGGGATCAGGACGATGTGGTGCCGATCCAGGCTCTTCCAGAGGCCGCCGAGGCGCTCCAGAAGGCGGGATGGAAGGAAGTTTACGCCCATGTGATGAAGAGAACCGCGCACGGTATCGCCCCGGACGGGCTTTCGGTGGCGCTTGCCTTTATGCGGGATCGCTTGGGCTATGCCTGAGCCGTCACAAGGCTGGACCCAAGGGGTTGCCTGTTGTAGACTTTGAAAAAAGCAAACGAGCAGGCAAACCGATGAAAACCCGAGTCTTTGCGCTTTTGAGCGCCTGTAGCCTATTGGCCGCCTGTTCCGGCGGTCTTCCCAAAGTCACCATTCTGGATTCTGGCACAACAAGCGGGTTCGGTCTTGTTCGGGCAAGCTCGGGCGACAACACCTTTGTCGCGGCGGTCCGCGATGTCGAGGATGCGGCGGGGCTGGCCGCGGTGTCGCTTGCGTCGATGGATGGGCTGAGTGCGGACGCAAACGGCTTTGTACGGGGCACGGTCAAAGTCAAATATGCCGATGGTTCGGTGCTGGATGTGCCTGC encodes:
- the cimA gene encoding citramalate synthase, encoding MTKEKLYLFDTTLRDGQQTQGVQFSTAEKNRIAEALDRLGVDYIEGGWPGANPTDSDFFNAPPKTRATLTAFGMTKRAGRSAANDDVLAAVMNAGTPAVCLVGKTHDFHVTTALGITLDENLENISASVAHMVAEGREALFDAEHFFDGYKANPDYALKAARAAYDAGARWVVLCDTNGGTLPSEVKEIVGKVIEAGIPGSHIGIHTHDDTGHAVANSLAAVDAGARQIQGTLNGLGERCGNANLTTIIPTLLLKEPYKSAYDTGVTAEALVGLRKTSRMLDDILNRVPAKQAPYVGASAFAHKAGLHASAILKDPTTYEHVEPSLVGNSRIIPMSNQAGQSNLRSRLAEAGIEVDPKDPALARLLDVIKEREAQGYSYDTAQASFELLAREMLYQPRPFFDVDRYRVISERRRNAKGEVITVSEAVVSVWIGTQKVTSFYENEHADKEQDAGPVNALSNALAKDLGPYQALIEDMELVDFKVRITSGGIEAITRVIIDFEDSKGRRWSTVGVKQNLIDASFEALLDAINWKLWRDGAATA
- a CDS encoding squalene/phytoene synthase family protein, with product MSINACAALVERGDPDRFLAAMAAPAEVRGRLFVLYAFNLEVARAPWMTKEPMIAEMRLQWWRDVIEEIAKGGPVRAHEVSTPLAEVVVETGLDPVVLDQMVEARRWDIYKETFDDDAQLFDYLEKTGGGLMWASAFALGAPKDREADIRKVGRASALASWFMAVPDLEARGWAPLPDGRPEAVAALAKAALADLSGVKGSLGTAAPALRAAWRAKAILGQAAREPLRVAEGALGTSEFQRRAGLVWRTLRGTW
- a CDS encoding DUF6157 family protein, which translates into the protein MTKRYTTNYTDTLIRVAEDCKVAQGTVPAKAGTIAALQYEMLRDAPYAFTSDALLIAVEARRKDIPNEDLDALVDAFHSRGQACLRASPLAKTYGWGFHHDAEGKVALVDMASPRYAALIEDEQTAKTQAMRSRR
- a CDS encoding MFS transporter, translated to MMDSAYTDDRRAKRNVAVLVGAQAIIGAQMPMIFAIGGLAGSMLAPNPCLATLPISVIVFSSMTTAPWLSPLMQQNGRRFGFMLGAFSGMVGAMISALGLYMGNFYLFLVGAYFTGIYMSAQGFYRFAATDTASDAFKPKAISYVMAGGLAAAIVGPQMNKVMMNALVVPFLGSYLSVIVLNLIGMVLFMALDLPKGSKNAPTSATEMVARTRKEMLRDPNIIVAIIVGMVSYALMNLVMTSTPLAVVGCGFGASDANDIVSAHVLAMYIPSFFTGHLIARFGVKSIMTLGLFILACAGAAALAGVELSEAGQPSLVSFYAGLILLGIGWNFGFIGATSMLAMAHKPHERGVVQGMNDMIVFGCVTIASLASGGLMNCSGGSPIEGWTAVNLAMLPFLALAGGALIWLTMRPQTND
- a CDS encoding cobyrinate a,c-diamide synthase, encoding MTTGVIVAAPSSGSGKTTLTLGLLRALRNKGIAIRGAKSGPDYIDPQFHSAACGSPCLNLDAWAMTPERILSLAQGPLVIEGAMGLFDGAPPDGKGATADLARFLRLPVILVIDAAHMAHSVAAVLRGFASHDPEVRVGGVILNKVGSPRHEAMLRSAIAPLGIPVLGAILRTPTITQPSRHLGLVQALEHPDLEAFIEAAARLVAQNVDLDAVVSLMAPLPKGPTPKPRAPAQRIAVARDEAFAFAYPHQLGDWRAAGAEITFFSPLADETVPKADFVFLPGGYPELHAGRLAASHRFLDSLRTAAQDTVIYGECGGYMTLGEGLIDKDGVRHRMAGLLPLETSFETRKLHLGYRSLTSDHGPYQGYAKAHEFHYATTLRAEGDPLFAAKDAEGNDLGAMGLRMGNVFGSFAHIIDF
- the cobA gene encoding uroporphyrinogen-III C-methyltransferase, coding for MTDSLSLPGHDWPELKPGWVWLCGAGPGDPGLLTLHAVNALRQADVVVYDALVQESILEWAPKAEHIYAGKRGGKPSAKQRDISLHLVELAREGKRVLRLKGGDPFVFGRGGEEAQTLIQHDIPVRIIPGISAGIGGLAYAGIPVTHRDVNQSVTFVTGHDQSGNTPQSLDWNAISRGSQVLVIYMGMKHLDQIMTSLLEAGRPSSEPVAIVTNATTDAQQVLETTLGSAVADVAASGLEPPAIICVGRSVLMRQVLDWQSLAKGEVPRNLDPLGRGRPAESA
- a CDS encoding cobalt-precorrin-5B (C(1))-methyltransferase — protein: MTETPAKELRRGWTTGACATAATKAALLRLWGGQEVASVSITLPRGETPSFAIETQAVGENWAEAGIIKDAGDDPDVTHGALVLARVERSEGGVVFAAGEGVGTVTKPGLPIAVGEPAINPVPRAMMDEVVAELASEFGQVPDIKITISVRNGAALAQKTWNPRLGIVGGLSILGTTGIVRPFSCAAWIASIHRGVDVARASGLTHVAGCTGATSEKVVQALHGLSDHAMLDMGDFAGGMLKYLRKNPVARITIGGGIAKLAKLAQGAVDLHSSRSQVDFAKLAEALGRPEIAGANTVLEAYEIIGAPLADWVAEQARLSALALLQDAGPEVDVVVIDRAGTILARAGR
- the cobK gene encoding precorrin-6A reductase, producing the protein MILVLAGTTEARMLCRRIADLELTASLAGVTEAPMTLGVPTRIGGFGGGDGFLEFCKNNGVGVVVDATHPFAARITERTYRLCTQARIPYLRLERPAWTVKPTWHSVRDAASAAAAVPQGARVFLATGRQTLQEFDALGKAEVFVRVVEDTGAEFPFERGRFVFGLPSKSVEAEKALLSMLGVGYLVTKNSGGSDAKLRAAEELGLSIIVIERPEMEVGPVVATVEEAEVWVRARCR
- a CDS encoding DNA-3-methyladenine glycosylase 2 family protein translates to MGSRPMPLILTDAALTQVVEALVAIEPRFNEVLRLVAPTLRRQERGFATLLWAIVGQQVSVASAEAVWARLVAADMHDPANIRAASAETLGALGLTRQKQRYAKALADSGIDFNALDEMPDNEALARLVEVTGIGRWTAEIYLMFALGRPDVIAAGDLAMQAAAQELFALETRPTEKEFRAMSEAWSPWRAVAGRLLWDYYLRDRTKGDQR
- a CDS encoding prolyl oligopeptidase family serine peptidase, producing the protein MTRALQSGRRDPVSGEIRSAVIFLHGYGANGADLLGLADPLGEHLPDTLFLAPDAPESCAGAPFGYQWFPIPWIDGSSEEESRAGLYRAAEDLNAFLDGVMVDEDLLPEQVMVLGFSQGTMMALHVLPRREDEVAGICAFSGRLLEPELLEDELQCRPPVLLVHGDQDDVVPIQALPEAAEALQKAGWKEVYAHVMKRTAHGIAPDGLSVALAFMRDRLGYA